The following are encoded in a window of Paraburkholderia sp. HP33-1 genomic DNA:
- a CDS encoding dTDP-4-dehydrorhamnose reductase family protein gives MFKVAVIGGSGLLGRALNEELARQAGWQIVATTFSRPSPQMVALDVRDSLAVERFIKHVAPDAVVIAAAERRPDVCERDPALARALNVDAVRTIAEVANRRGAWTLSISTDYVFDGRHPPYRHDSTPEPLNAYGQSKLEGERALIETAERGCVLRLPLLYGPIVSWSESAVTSLVPAIAASAASDGQTATMDAWAIRYPTFTRDVAVVIRQMLERHARGETISGIVQWSGNEPMNKYEIAVRLAAALRINAHLTPQRTPTDSTPRPHDCHLTSSRLEALGIGRRTPFDMAISQVLATFPWRGPASPV, from the coding sequence ATGTTCAAGGTTGCGGTGATTGGTGGTTCCGGGCTGCTGGGCCGAGCGCTCAACGAAGAACTTGCGCGCCAGGCTGGCTGGCAGATCGTCGCCACCACATTCAGCAGGCCATCGCCGCAGATGGTCGCGTTGGATGTTCGCGATAGCCTTGCGGTCGAGCGTTTCATCAAGCATGTGGCGCCAGATGCCGTCGTGATTGCTGCGGCGGAGCGCCGCCCCGATGTATGCGAGCGTGATCCGGCGCTTGCACGCGCGCTAAATGTTGATGCTGTGCGGACGATCGCCGAGGTGGCGAACCGACGCGGCGCTTGGACGCTATCGATCTCGACTGACTATGTGTTCGACGGCAGGCACCCGCCCTATCGACACGACAGCACACCCGAGCCGCTCAACGCGTACGGACAGAGCAAGCTCGAAGGTGAGCGAGCGCTGATCGAAACGGCTGAGCGCGGATGCGTGCTGCGTCTTCCCCTGCTGTATGGGCCGATCGTCAGCTGGTCGGAGTCGGCCGTGACTAGCCTGGTGCCGGCGATCGCGGCGTCAGCCGCGTCGGACGGTCAGACCGCCACGATGGACGCCTGGGCGATCCGCTATCCCACATTCACGCGCGATGTCGCGGTCGTGATTCGACAGATGCTCGAGCGGCACGCGCGCGGCGAAACGATCTCGGGCATCGTGCAATGGTCGGGCAACGAACCAATGAACAAGTACGAGATCGCTGTGCGCCTTGCGGCAGCGCTGCGAATCAATGCGCATCTGACGCCGCAGCGCACACCCACCGACTCGACGCCGCGCCCGCACGACTGTCATCTGACGTCGAGCCGTCTGGAGGCGCTTGGTATTGGCCGACGCACGCCATTCGACATGGCGATCAGTCAGGTGCTGGCCACGTTTCCGTGGCGAGGACCCGCGAGTCCAGTTTGA
- a CDS encoding heavy-metal-associated domain-containing protein translates to MTIELHVEGMSCEHCVAAVTNAIREHDAAAQIHVDLATGRVVVDSTQTVDALKGAIDEAGYTVTSVR, encoded by the coding sequence ATGACAATCGAACTCCATGTAGAAGGCATGAGCTGCGAGCACTGTGTGGCCGCCGTCACGAACGCGATTCGCGAGCACGACGCCGCCGCGCAGATTCACGTGGATCTCGCGACCGGCCGCGTGGTCGTGGACTCGACACAAACGGTCGATGCGCTGAAGGGCGCGATCGACGAAGCCGGATACACGGTCACGTCTGTGCGCTGA
- the cueR gene encoding Cu(I)-responsive transcriptional regulator, whose product MNIGEAARASGVTAKMIRYYESVGLLAAKARTSAGYRVYGPQEVHSLRFIRQARRLGFLVEDIRRLLALWNDRSRASAEVKRIALEHVAELDRRIAELTDMRDTLAHLADHCHGDERPECPIIERLADTDLVSGQGCHPL is encoded by the coding sequence ATGAACATTGGTGAAGCGGCCCGCGCGTCGGGTGTTACGGCGAAGATGATCCGCTACTACGAAAGCGTCGGCCTGTTGGCGGCGAAGGCGCGTACGAGCGCCGGTTATCGCGTGTATGGCCCGCAGGAAGTGCATTCGCTGCGCTTTATTCGCCAGGCGCGCCGGCTCGGATTTCTAGTCGAGGATATCCGGCGACTGCTTGCGCTATGGAACGACCGCTCGCGTGCAAGCGCAGAAGTAAAACGGATCGCGCTCGAACATGTCGCCGAACTCGATCGCCGCATTGCCGAGCTGACCGATATGCGCGACACCCTGGCGCATCTGGCCGATCATTGCCACGGCGACGAGCGGCCCGAATGTCCGATCATCGAGCGCCTCGCGGATACGGATCTGGTTTCGGGACAAGGTTGCCATCCGCTTTAA
- a CDS encoding DUF3563 family protein, with protein sequence MFAYLLEKLSTWFETAERSRREAYLASSSDIVQLEQRIRSLEANGYSQ encoded by the coding sequence ATGTTTGCATACCTTCTTGAAAAGCTGAGCACTTGGTTCGAAACCGCGGAACGTAGCCGCCGCGAAGCGTATCTCGCATCGTCGTCGGATATCGTCCAACTCGAGCAGCGCATCCGCTCGCTCGAAGCCAACGGCTATTCGCAGTAA
- a CDS encoding ABC transporter substrate-binding protein, with product MMLFAFAALPGATSAKDTPEMPTLTMAVGGLPGLYYLPVLAAQQLGYFKVEGLNVTLEDFAGGSKALEAVAGGSADVGAGAFEHTLFMQAKGQHYRAFVLMGRTPQIVIGVVPSKADQIKSLADFKGAKVGVSAPGSSTDLVLTFALCKAGVQRSDISAIGVGSGATVLAAVGSGQIGAQSNVDPMMTKLPRSAAIKVLVDTRTVKGTQDVFGGTMPAATLYAPESFTQQNPKTKQALTSAIGRANHWLQTANDADLLKMVPQAYLPGDPALYLEAFHNVRDAYSPDGLMPVDGPATSLRALSSFDSRLDPKKIDLSATYTNEFASKAAAQFN from the coding sequence ATGATGCTGTTCGCGTTTGCCGCGCTGCCTGGCGCCACGTCCGCAAAGGACACGCCGGAAATGCCGACGCTGACGATGGCCGTCGGTGGTTTGCCCGGCCTCTACTACCTACCGGTCCTTGCGGCACAGCAGCTTGGCTACTTCAAGGTCGAAGGCCTGAACGTCACGCTCGAAGATTTCGCGGGCGGGTCGAAGGCGCTCGAAGCGGTGGCGGGTGGTAGCGCTGACGTCGGCGCCGGCGCGTTCGAGCACACGCTGTTTATGCAGGCGAAAGGGCAGCACTATCGCGCGTTCGTGCTGATGGGCCGGACACCGCAGATCGTGATCGGCGTGGTTCCATCGAAGGCCGATCAGATCAAGTCGCTCGCGGACTTCAAAGGCGCGAAGGTCGGCGTGAGCGCGCCGGGTTCGTCGACGGATCTCGTGCTCACCTTTGCATTGTGCAAAGCCGGCGTGCAGCGCAGTGACATTTCGGCGATCGGCGTCGGCAGCGGCGCGACGGTGCTGGCCGCGGTGGGTAGTGGGCAGATCGGCGCGCAGTCCAATGTCGACCCGATGATGACCAAGCTCCCGCGCAGCGCCGCGATCAAGGTGCTGGTCGATACGCGCACGGTGAAAGGCACGCAGGACGTGTTCGGCGGCACGATGCCCGCGGCGACGCTCTATGCACCCGAGAGCTTCACCCAGCAAAATCCGAAGACGAAGCAGGCGCTGACCAGCGCGATCGGGCGTGCAAATCATTGGCTGCAGACCGCGAACGACGCCGATCTGCTGAAGATGGTGCCGCAAGCCTATCTGCCAGGCGACCCGGCGCTTTATCTCGAGGCCTTTCACAACGTGCGCGACGCGTATTCGCCGGATGGCCTGATGCCCGTGGATGGGCCAGCGACGTCGCTGCGCGCGTTGTCGTCGTTCGATAGCCGGCTCGATCCGAAGAAAATCGATCTGAGCGCGACCTATACGAACGAGTTCGCGAGCAAGGCGGCCGCGCAGTTCAACTGA
- a CDS encoding 23S rRNA (adenine(2030)-N(6))-methyltransferase RlmJ: protein MLSYRHAFHAGNHADVLKHAVVLQLLRYLGQKDKAYWYIDTHAGAGVYSLKEGYATKTGEFETGIAKLWGRNDLPPLFAEYVDEVSALNADGQLHFYPGSPYLAWRQLRAQDRMRLFELHSTEIDVLRHNFRDAGRRAMLYAGDGFDGILALLPPAPRRALILLDPSYEDKRDYGRTLRCVEESLKRFPTGTYAVWYPQVKRPESQRFPDQLKQLQKDNWLHVSLTVSNPPEDGYGLFGSGMFVLNPPYTLAKMLKDQMPWLVKALGEDKAATFKVEFRGN, encoded by the coding sequence ATGCTCAGCTACCGCCACGCCTTTCATGCCGGCAATCACGCCGACGTTCTGAAACACGCCGTCGTGTTGCAGCTTCTGCGCTACCTTGGCCAGAAGGACAAGGCCTACTGGTATATCGACACGCACGCGGGCGCCGGTGTCTACTCGCTGAAGGAAGGCTACGCGACGAAGACCGGCGAGTTCGAGACGGGTATCGCGAAACTGTGGGGCCGAAACGATCTGCCGCCGCTGTTCGCCGAATACGTCGACGAAGTCAGCGCGCTCAATGCCGATGGCCAGCTACATTTCTATCCCGGCTCGCCCTATCTCGCGTGGCGACAGTTGCGCGCGCAGGATCGCATGCGACTGTTCGAGCTCCACAGCACCGAAATCGATGTGCTGCGCCACAATTTCCGCGACGCGGGCCGTCGCGCGATGCTGTACGCGGGCGACGGCTTCGACGGCATTCTCGCGCTGCTGCCGCCGGCGCCGCGACGCGCGCTGATCCTGCTCGATCCGTCGTATGAAGACAAGCGCGATTACGGGCGCACGCTGCGCTGTGTCGAGGAAAGCCTGAAGCGTTTTCCGACCGGCACGTACGCGGTCTGGTATCCGCAGGTAAAGCGTCCCGAGTCGCAGCGCTTCCCCGATCAGCTAAAGCAGCTGCAGAAAGACAACTGGCTGCACGTCAGTCTGACCGTCAGCAACCCTCCCGAGGACGGCTATGGACTGTTCGGCAGCGGCATGTTCGTCCTGAATCCACCGTATACGCTCGCCAAGATGCTGAAGGACCAGATGCCCTGGCTCGTCAAGGCACTCGGCGAGGACAAGGCCGCTACGTTCAAGGTCGAGTTTCGCGGCAATTGA